The Macadamia integrifolia cultivar HAES 741 unplaced genomic scaffold, SCU_Mint_v3 scaffold453, whole genome shotgun sequence sequence ttaaacggccgttttaaacgcgtatccgttttttaagggtaaaataggaatcttattaaaaaaattaattcatttttaaaaaaaaaaaactattagtaaaagtgaagagtaaagacaatatggtacttggttttttgtttttaacttccatactatcaataggaaaaaaatctcatcttcttatagcccattgagtaaggagaagctaaagctagcaacatctcattttcttgtagcccattaggctattttatcttgggactcctagagcttttggaatattagatgcatgtatacaagtaataatccctcaaattgcatgagtatattaccatttttttggtttcgtttttttgaaaactacacgtttaatactcgtaccgttcgttttcgtccgttttccgttccctgtttttttgaccgtaccattcatcgtttttatctgtttaaaacccgtaccatacgtttctgtttttttgccgttcccgttttaactaacagtggtctcTATCAGCGTACTACTACTTCCACAAAAGTTTTTGAGACATGGTTTTTGGTATTTGGTATTGGCAGACCAAAATGTGTGTCGGTATTGAATTGGATTTGAGATGGTATCAAATTATCAATCAATATCAGACAATTTTACCCTCAAAGGtataaatagaatatattatTTTAACCATTATACCCCATGTCCGTACTATGTACGAATCCGATATCAATAATGATGTCAGTCAATACTGATATGGATAATCCGTACCACGCCCGATACCTAAAATCATGCTCAAAAACCAATGTTTGGTAGAAATTCATCAAATGGTCCCCATTTATACTGTAGATTTAGTAAACCAAACCCACACccatccaccaccaccaccaacccccccccaaaaaaaaccccccctctctctctctctctctcttctctctctctctctctctctctctctctctctctctctctctctctcttctcctctctctctcctctctctcacacacacacacacacaaccttgGTCCCCCTTCTTCCCCCAATTTTGGTGGTATTGTAAGTAGTGAGTTGTGCTTACCAAAAAGTTGCCCTTCCCATGCTCTGCCCAGCACGATATAAATAGTGTACGTTGTttgtttttaaatgaaaatacaaaatttttaaatcatTCCCTTAAACAATAACAATTTTATACTATTTACTACATACATTTCATTGTCAATaaaaagatttgtttccttCCTTCTCAGCATATGCTGGATTTGCTTATCCCTCACTAGTACAATGGCTCTACGACCATTAATGAAGCTCCCATGGTCTCAAGAACTGCAACCATTACAGattcttcaacttcttcttcttctcttcattcCTTCTTTACTTATTTTAAAGCTCACTAGATCaaccaagaaacccaaaaatttgCCCCCATCTCCACCAAAGCTTCCCTTTATTGGAAACTTTCACCAGTTAGGGACACTCCCTCACAAATCTCTTAGAGCACTTTCTCACAAATATGGTCCTCTCATGCTCATGCAATTGGGTTCTTCTCCAACTGTTGTAGTTTCCTCTGCTGAGGTTCTTGAAGAGATGATAAAGTCTCATGATGTTGTGTTTTCAAGTAAGCCCAAAATGGCTGTCGGCGAGAAGCTTTTCTATGAATGGAGCAATATTGGGTTTGCACCCTATGGTGAGTATTGGAGACAGGTAAGGAAGTTTTGTGCACTTGAGCTTTTAAGTGTTAAGAGGGTCCAATCATTCAATTTTgtgagggaagaagaagttgATATCTTGATTAAGAAGATAAATCATTGTTGTCAAATGGGTAAGTCAGTTAATATTACTGATTTGCTACTAATTGTATCCAATAACTTGATCTCTAGAGCTGCTTTGGGTGGGAAATATGAAGGAGAAGACAATAATGAGGGCAAAGTAGCACAAATAACTAGGGAATTGGTAGCAATCTTTGGAACATTTTGTGTGAAAGACTTCTTTCCATTGTTGGGTTGGATTGATAGACTCACCGGTTTGCAAGGAAAAATAAACAAGACTTCCAAAAAGTTGGATGCCTTCCTTGATCAAGTCATCCATGAACATCTCATGGCCAAGAAGGATGATAAGCAATCAAATCAAGAAGACTTTGTGGGTCTTTTGCTCCAAGCTCAAAAGGACTCAacctttaacatctccctcactcACAACAACATCAAAGGAATCCTTGTGGTatgtatctatctatctatctatccatATCCTAGCATCTTAAATTTCATTTCAATTCCCATTTTGATTTGCAGAGAAATTCTAggatattttaattattttcatttgccatatgaaataaataaaaagggagacTCCCAACACTGTGAGAGGTCTGGGAGGTTCATAATGGATAGTCTTACCCTGCTTCGTAGAGAGTCTATTTTCATATTCGAATCCGTGATCattaggtcgcaatggagcaatcTTACTATTGCAccaagcttctctctctctctctctctctctctctctctctctctctctcatgaactAGACATGagggctttttttttattattgaccGAAATGCTCAAAATGGGCTGACCCACCCCCCATCCCCCaccgcccaaaaaaaaaaaNNNNNNNNNNNNNNNNNNNNttacaaatcgatttaagaaatcgaagttcaacaattcatcatttggttgtttcctaatggctccataccggtttaaaaaaccgatccaaaccgaaatgaacctaataaatccaaaccggtaccaacccgaacccaaaccgcaccgaaaccgacaccggaccgaaaccgataaatccttattgggtcggtttcggtcacttccaaactcacaccgaaaccggtggaaccggaccgaaaccgcaccgacccggaccgttgacacccctaggtacaTCTATTCATGTGGTAGAGTACATGCTCTGTGACATTATGAAAAATAACAGACCATTGTGCCGGGAATAATTCACctaacatactttttttttttgagtaggTAGCGTGGGGTTGTCTGTGTGTATGtgtgcgtgagagagagaggaagaactTCTGTGAATTTCAAaattactaaaatacccttccATATTTAATGATACGATTGAGATCGATACTTAAATGGGAACTCATCAAGATCATGTTGATCCTAAATAGTTATTTAAATGACAAAATTTGTACAGTTGCTTTCAATCCTTGTTAGAATAATATTAtcagaagaattaaaaaatgtTTTGATTTCTATCTTGGTATCCCCATAGAAATCCTTTACATTAGTTCAATTATTGttgattaatattttttttgttttacatgATAGCTATAGATATCCTATACAAAACAATAATAGAGCTCTGATGAGCTAGCTAAGATATTGTACTCTATATAGCTGATGATCACAGCTTCTTTCAAGAATAAATTAAGTTAAAGGATGAAACAGTAGCTAACAAA is a genomic window containing:
- the LOC122068703 gene encoding cytochrome P450 71A1-like, which produces MALRPLMKLPWSQELQPLQILQLLLLLFIPSLLILKLTRSTKKPKNLPPSPPKLPFIGNFHQLGTLPHKSLRALSHKYGPLMLMQLGSSPTVVVSSAEVLEEMIKSHDVVFSSKPKMAVGEKLFYEWSNIGFAPYGEYWRQVRKFCALELLSVKRVQSFNFVREEEVDILIKKINHCCQMGKSVNITDLLLIVSNNLISRAALGGKYEGEDNNEGKVAQITRELVAIFGTFCVKDFFPLLGWIDRLTGLQGKINKTSKKLDAFLDQVIHEHLMAKKDDKQSNQEDFVGLLLQAQKDSTFNISLTHNNIKGILVRNSRIF